A region from the Paludicola sp. MB14-C6 genome encodes:
- a CDS encoding LCP family protein: MKIKKGNNKRQTNTLSSRVVRGTASTYEAPPLEHTRTINKHKKKKKNKALIVLCIVAIVISVLTVVGVIIFNTKIFSGNDAGSLGEKLQTPSAIRDKQMNILVVGVDKIGREQGHRAGTLTDVVMVANYDIENKKINIIQIPRDTYIGNEYATGKINAVYGSKKNGGIQGLANKINQYLNIPIDHYVTLDIDGLVSIVDAIGGVTMNVPVSFIGGDNIQITKGVQTIKGKQAEAIVRERHSYANADLGRIQTQRVFMQATMQKVFTLGKGQIVKLAPTMIKQVTTDFTLSQLLDLYDKVMDGAKDNIKFHDMPIKSAQLNGLSMISLKKAETADLLNTYFRPHENPVPAEKLGIIELK, from the coding sequence ATGAAAATAAAAAAAGGGAATAATAAAAGACAGACAAATACATTATCCAGCAGAGTAGTTCGAGGAACTGCATCAACTTATGAGGCACCGCCATTAGAACATACACGAACCATAAATAAACATAAAAAGAAAAAGAAAAATAAAGCGCTAATTGTTTTATGCATAGTCGCAATTGTTATTTCTGTACTTACTGTTGTTGGAGTAATCATCTTTAATACGAAAATTTTCTCAGGCAATGATGCCGGCTCACTTGGTGAAAAGCTTCAAACTCCTTCAGCCATAAGAGATAAGCAAATGAATATCTTAGTGGTTGGTGTTGATAAAATTGGAAGAGAACAAGGCCATCGTGCAGGAACTCTAACGGATGTTGTTATGGTTGCCAATTATGATATTGAAAATAAAAAAATTAACATAATTCAAATTCCACGTGATACTTATATTGGAAATGAGTATGCTACAGGTAAAATCAATGCTGTTTACGGAAGTAAGAAAAATGGTGGAATTCAAGGACTTGCAAACAAAATAAATCAATATCTTAATATTCCAATTGACCACTATGTAACTCTTGATATTGATGGACTTGTTTCCATTGTCGATGCAATTGGCGGAGTTACTATGAATGTTCCTGTTTCCTTTATCGGAGGCGATAATATTCAAATTACAAAAGGTGTACAAACTATAAAGGGCAAACAAGCGGAAGCAATTGTTAGAGAAAGACATTCTTATGCAAATGCGGATTTAGGCCGTATTCAAACGCAACGTGTATTTATGCAAGCTACTATGCAAAAAGTATTTACTCTTGGTAAAGGACAAATTGTAAAGCTTGCTCCTACAATGATTAAACAAGTTACAACAGATTTTACATTAAGCCAATTACTTGATCTTTACGACAAAGTCATGGATGGAGCAAAAGACAATATTAAGTTCCATGATATGCCTATTAAATCAGCACAGCTAAATGGATTATCTATGATTTCACTTAAAAAAGCGGAAACAGCTGATTTATTAAACACTTATTTCAGACCTCATGAAAATCCTGTACCAGCAGAAAAACTTGGTATAATTGAATTAAAATAA
- a CDS encoding YerC/YecD family TrpR-related protein: MNNKLKEKNIEYLIDAILTLETKEEAYNFFEDLCTIPELKAMSQRLQVAKMLSENRVYSDIVSQTGASTATISRVNRSLIYGCDGYSVVFERTAKKNG; this comes from the coding sequence ATGAATAATAAATTAAAAGAAAAAAACATTGAATATTTAATAGACGCAATTTTAACCCTTGAAACAAAAGAAGAAGCCTATAATTTCTTCGAAGACTTATGCACAATTCCTGAATTGAAAGCGATGTCTCAACGTCTTCAAGTTGCTAAAATGTTAAGTGAAAATAGAGTTTATAGCGATATTGTTTCTCAAACAGGTGCTAGTACTGCTACCATTAGCCGTGTCAATCGTTCTTTGATTTACGGTTGTGATGGCTATAGCGTTGTTTTTGAAAGGACTGCAAAAAAGAATGGCTAG
- a CDS encoding helix-turn-helix transcriptional regulator has translation MEIYDQGYGIQQANWIVNETKAAGFSRIYYLKSGDVFYQDKTMSQKLVCGKLYIFPSYSSYKITHNPKNPIYCFWVHIDLFPSIIKTLIEVDVDENAILFHMLEAMKLCVYDNNKEYHYFHTLVKAFIEYCYQNKIISKTEDQFSNIISYIRSNYSKPITIDEISNHFNYTPEHLIRIFQSKLNITPYQYILHCRMNEASKLLMQNVSVKEIAQCVGYRDSKTFSHAFRMKFGVPPTKFKDYYVPMP, from the coding sequence ATGGAAATTTATGACCAAGGATACGGAATACAACAAGCTAACTGGATTGTAAACGAAACAAAAGCAGCGGGTTTTTCTCGAATTTATTATTTAAAAAGCGGTGACGTTTTTTATCAAGATAAAACAATGAGTCAAAAACTAGTATGTGGAAAGCTATATATTTTTCCGTCTTACAGCTCTTATAAAATAACCCACAATCCTAAAAATCCTATTTATTGTTTTTGGGTGCACATTGATTTATTCCCCTCTATTATCAAAACGCTTATTGAAGTTGATGTAGATGAAAACGCAATATTATTTCATATGCTTGAAGCAATGAAGCTTTGTGTTTATGATAATAATAAAGAGTATCACTATTTTCACACCTTAGTAAAAGCTTTTATAGAGTATTGTTATCAAAATAAAATTATCAGTAAAACAGAAGATCAATTTTCCAACATTATAAGCTATATTCGCAGCAACTACTCCAAGCCAATTACAATAGATGAAATCAGCAACCATTTCAATTATACGCCTGAGCATCTGATTCGCATATTTCAATCCAAATTAAACATAACGCCTTATCAATATATTTTGCATTGTAGAATGAATGAAGCAAGTAAGTTACTCATGCAAAATGTTTCAGTAAAAGAAATTGCACAATGCGTTGGATATCGAGACAGTAAGACCTTTAGTCATGCTTTTAGAATGAAATTTGGTGTTCCTCCTACGAAATTTAAAGATTACTATGTTCCAATGCCATAG